A single window of Ignavibacteriota bacterium DNA harbors:
- a CDS encoding RHS repeat-associated core domain-containing protein, with product MTGAFGEEIVQYKGFQTTAEVGMGPERKVYLGAYRYRAGGELLYHHDGTKEVAFTDNNGSVRLVVRQNGTAFDTLHFDYKPFGDTLWTSAGTMNRDNFNGSTYDAESDLQMMGFRMYDNETGRFTTPDLLWSAFPAQTPYHYAFNSPLTYRDPTGLAPEKEKEREELQHMITLNDLIIGNLIYAAFISAIKSSSVYSPSAIPDGRRDEVDKLIYISARTASASYSFNGVSISMGFDGKPAGVFFNYTLQITVDKKVLNMPVSIAVDKSDGKHLFKIKETMDGYMNNLKASAMKILSADISYFDPMMGGNYNIIIESGAKIAKFHNSENGKNFTHLAGLHTSHGDNSATFRLAKEVFKDGGDKDYRYTNEFGRGSRLQVWDTFAHEVAHELDLLNYGRELYDHSGIIGDVAKEIFAERRVNWLRFLSNKPRSIYP from the coding sequence GGACCGGAGAGAAAAGTATATCTTGGGGCTTATCGCTACCGGGCAGGTGGTGAACTGCTGTACCATCACGACGGGACAAAAGAGGTGGCTTTTACGGATAATAACGGCTCTGTTCGTCTTGTGGTACGTCAGAATGGCACGGCTTTTGATACTTTACACTTTGATTACAAACCATTTGGTGATACTTTGTGGACTTCAGCAGGCACTATGAATCGTGACAACTTCAATGGCAGTACGTATGATGCAGAATCGGATTTGCAGATGATGGGTTTCCGTATGTACGATAATGAAACTGGTCGCTTCACCACGCCTGACCTGCTGTGGAGTGCCTTCCCTGCTCAAACTCCATACCACTATGCCTTCAACTCACCTCTCACTTATCGAGATCCGACTGGACTGGCACCCGAGAAGGAGAAAGAACGAGAGGAGTTGCAACATATGATTACACTTAACGATTTAATTATTGGTAACCTTATTTATGCAGCATTTATTTCTGCTATAAAGAGCTCAAGTGTTTATTCGCCATCTGCTATACCTGATGGACGTAGAGATGAAGTTGATAAACTTATTTATATTAGTGCTAGAACAGCAAGTGCATCCTACTCCTTTAATGGTGTTTCAATAAGTATGGGATTTGATGGAAAACCCGCAGGTGTATTCTTTAATTATACTTTACAAATTACTGTTGATAAAAAAGTATTAAATATGCCGGTATCAATAGCAGTAGATAAGTCTGATGGTAAACATTTATTTAAAATAAAAGAAACTATGGATGGATATATGAATAATCTAAAAGCATCTGCAATGAAAATTCTGAGTGCTGACATTTCCTATTTTGACCCAATGATGGGGGGAAATTATAATATAATTATTGAGAGTGGAGCAAAAATTGCTAAATTCCATAATTCAGAAAATGGTAAGAATTTTACTCATTTAGCAGGCTTACACACATCACATGGGGACAATTCTGCAACTTTTAGATTAGCAAAAGAAGTGTTTAAGGATGGTGGTGATAAGGATTATAGGTATACTAATGAATTTGGTCGTGGCTCACGTCTTCAAGTGTGGGACACCTTTGCACATGAAGTTGCACACGAACTGGATTTACTAAATTATGGGAGAGAATTGTATGATCATAGCGGTATAATCGGAGATGTAGCTAAAGAAATTTTTGCTGAAAGACGCGTAAATTGGTTACGATTTTTAAGTAATAAGCCAAGATCTATTTATCCTTAA